ttattAGTGATAGCTAGACCCATATGCAatctgtgtgtgcagaaatacgCAGGTTTTTAGCCCACCactgagtttatttatttactagtgtaaatgtgtgtacatttatattattcagtttataaattaatttcagtgttattattgactaatataaattttttttttatttacagtagttTGTAAAgtcctattttctgtcttttagtagatataatatataagagacttgcttagTTTACCAAATATGAGGATCTAAATGAAttagcattgtaaacattaaataaaactttaaaagtttttatttttatttcatttattaagtttttagttaagaTACGATTATGATTTAGTTTTGATATTACGACACATAAGTCATTTTGCACAAATTCTGCTGCAGAATTAGCAAACAAtatcgaaaaagaaaaaaaaaaacgttacggGAAAATGCACTGAGCTGTGAGTAAACTCCAcgtgaatatatttaatatgaatattgaattcaataaaaaactttaaatgcAGGAGACACATGTGGGAGTGTTGGACTGGGATTCACATATTCAGAGgagtataataaatgatctgatggctATATTGATCTGAAATTTTACTCATTAAAGATTTATCTTACACCTTGAAAACACCTTGAGGTTGTGACGCTCCTTTTCCTCTTATGTgtgcagtgtgagatcaggatcatgtgtgtccagctctgtgtctctgaagagtgactggtCAATGGGTGATCCACCAGACCTTAgagagaaaacaccatcatctgcccAAAGGTATTTAGTGTTGTACAGTATTGATCACACATGAACTATATTTCAGTAttcatcaggggcctcatgtatcaacgctgcgtacgcacaaaaactttgcgtacgccaggtttcacgctcagaatggctcacgtttggatttactgacaatgaactgaacgtgggaatgtgcgcagctttacggcagctttctggcaggcgtacgcacatttttttgtgcgtgtctgttttatttccattggcgacttctAGAGGCAGTTATGTTagattcctctctacaaagtgtctgagccttgcaatggcagctgtatgagacgggttcagcaggtaaataaggtttccataccatacatttgaccagctaaacattaaagcacaatttgcagcagtcgcctgttttcccaatgtaatctgagcgatctaccgcacgcacattgctataaagacactatctgaagatgaatttgcatgcgtgaatcagaaacatttccattcaataaatgcgcaaataaaatatgatgcttattgatgaGAACCTATTgttgattcctacttgtctttctcgtgataaatagttggcaaaatctgatatgtagcgggggaaaaaaacaagaaagagttcatcagacactggattcgagccgagttcatgctcgaacgtatcaattcatgatcacatgcgtcttacgagtagcgccactgagaccgttaagcgtcctgcaacatttttcagatataaaccacactatctcttttttttttaatgcactcagtgcgatgttcagacccaactgtgttgaccgcatcagctaaactctcccactctatttttttcttttgttgttaattccggagaacaaacttgcaaataacaccgcttttctccggtctacctccgaaagcagcacctccaattcacattctgttcagagtttctctttttgcttgattttgcctttgctttttcattgggttttgccattagcatagtcactagcatattcatacgggggaggaggcggggaggggttttgtgctcatgcatgttgcgctcagtttcacgttcattcagatgtacaaaagaatatgcgtgagattcggcgtacgcagtgtttcatacatctgaaattttttctgcgtacgcacatttacagctttgtgcgtacgcaatgttttagtatgatttccacgcaagtcttcgtacatgaggccccaggacattttttattatacttaatgTGTTTAAAAGAGTCTCTTTAATAAATTGTGTTCTATAATGTTGGCTTTCTTGGATGTCCCCCTTTTTTACATCCTTTTTGAGCCATGAGGCATAACCATGGGGTGTACTCGTTGATTCTTTGTGTTGTTGTTCCTGcagtgtggatggagatgatcagactggagacctgcagcaggattcactccagccagaacatgatgaacttcagagagtcaaagagcagcacaaaaccagcatgaagaacaagtatgagagattatttgagggaatcAACCATGGAGAGACTCAAAAATTCCTGAATAGGatctacacacagctctacatcatagaaggagagagtgaaggagtgaatgaagaacatgaggttttacagatggagaaaagagccagaacaaaaccctcacaacacactccagtctactgcaatgacatctttaaagcctcagctggagcaggacatgaggagaagatcaagaaggagaaagcccagatcaagactgttctcactaaaggcatcgctggaatcgggaaaaccgtctctgtgcagaagttcattctggactgggccgagggaaaaggccatcaggatgtagatttcatgtttgtgcttccatttcgagagctgaacttgatcagagatcatcagtacagtcttcacagacttctgctggactttcatcctgaacttgaagatctggagcccaagatttatgagcagtgtagagttgtgttcatctttgatggtctggatgaaagcagaatcacactcaacttttcagatgaggagaaagtttgtgctgtgactgaatcttcatcagtggctgtgttgatgcggagcctcctgaaaggagatctgcttccctctgctctcatctggatcacctccagaccagcagcagcccatcagatcccctccagatacatcaagcgtctgacagagattcagggattcactgagcctcagaaggaggaatatttcaggaagagaatcagcgacgagcatcaagccagcagagtcatctcccacatcagaagagcaagaagcctccagatcatgtgccacatacccgtcttctgctggatctcctccactgtgcttcagaagctcctggaagaagatgtgagtgcagaaatccctcaaactctgactgagatgtacatccacttcctgctgattcagatcaacatgaggaagcagaagtatgaagagagagatccagagaaactcctgcagtccaacagaggagtgatcctcaaacttgctgaagtggctttcagacagctgatgaagggcaatgtgatgttctatgaggaggacctgattgagagcggcatagacgtcactgacgcctcagtgtattctgggatctgcactgagatcttcaaggaggaatctgtaattcatcagaggaaagtctacagcttcatccatctcagctttcaggagtttctggctgctttctttgtgttttactgccatttaacagagaacagagaaccgCTGAGGGTGATTTATGACAGTGAATATTCATATAATGAATATCTACAGTCCAGCTCTGAGAAGTCTCTGTATGATCTGCTCAGTTCAGCAGTGTATAAAGCTGTCTGGAGTAGTaatggtcatctggatctgttcctgcggttcctgctgggcgtctcattggagtccaatcagagactcttccaggatctgctgacacacacagaggagagctcagagaacatcaggagaatcacacagtacattaaagacGAGATCAAGAGAGGTAAACATCTCTcagctgaaagatccatcaatctgttcctctgtctgctggaggtgaaagatcagactctggccagagagattcaggagtttgtgaaatcagacaaacactcaGAGGAGGAACTCActcctgctcactgctcaacaatctcCTACATGATTGAGATGTCAGAGGAGCCGCTGGATGAGTTAGACTCTAATAAATTCAACACATCAGATGTGGGAAGACGGAGACTGATAGCAGCtgtgagaaactgcagaagagctcTGTGAGTATTCATTGATTGATCACAGAAGACACACATCAGTCTGCACTGAAGACTCAGATCAGTTTAGTGAATCACTGCCCTGCTTTAACAGAGAATCTTTAGCTGGCCATATCGTCCCCCTGTGAGATCGCTGATACACCATATTACTGCATGGGGACACGGCGGCAGTGTTCTGTttccttatttgctcatttatttcatcatttctaaacgtatttaacaaacttttcttgactttttactcacacaaacaacatttgtacttatttaataatctacttcatttgctttacagtttatcctggaaaataactcaaatccctgtgctcctccagctgaatgggacatttgttgatgtgtatttgctcaaatctaacacagtgttgctcttggataattgtgtttgttttttgatcagAGAAATAGTGTAATTTTAGACACAGTATTGCCGTCTCGCTGCAGACATGCCTgtaatattacatttactgtaggccTACACACTAAACTTTACACTAAGCTCAGTAAAATGCTCTatgattagttattaataatctgttcaataattcaTTACAGTCACGTGAATGGGGAAATacaggtttagtttagtttaatgtagtttaaataaatcaatcaataaaaagagcagatttaaatgaaataatattctTGTTCTGAAAATGCCCATGTGTCTGGAGTGTGTCAGCAATTCTTGCAGTTCACTACAGTTTTGAGTCTGACTCCAAATCCAGTCCTCCATGggttaatacatttgatttccagtgatcatgtctgtgtgattttgttgtcagcacattcaactgtgtaaagaacaaagtatttaataagaatatttcattcattcagatctaggatgttttattttagtgttccctttattgtttgagcagtatatgtatatagtttATTTCCAGTGTTACTTTATTCACTGTAGACTGGACTCATGAACACTCAACACTGCTCATTTCTTACTGCTGATTTTGTTGctctttgtcctctacacaggctacagcgCTGTgaactcactgttcagtgctgtgagagtttgtcttcagctctacaatcctcaaactgtgtgctgagagagctggacatgagtaacaatgacctgcaggattcagcagttaagcttctctctgatggactgaagagtcaacactgtaaactggagacactaaGGTCTGAGTTCAAacacctgattgattgattgattaattgattgattgattgattgattgattgattgattgattgattgattgattgattgattgattgatcgatcgattgattgatcgatcgattgattttttttgttttgttacatcagacagatcacattaacagtgtgtttTTAGTCATGTGTGCTCTTTCTCAGACTGATGACATGTAAACTCACTGCCGAttcttgtgagagtttgtcttcagctctacaatcctcaaactgtgtcctaagagagctggacctgagtaacaatgacctgcaggattcaggagtgaagcttctctctgatggactgaagagtcaacactgtaaactggacacactgaggtaaatgattctccactctacaataactacagtcagacagtttcatattagagctcttcatgcttgaacatgttaaccctgggtgaTACTAAACCCCAGATAACAGGAATTCTGGTTTATCAGTAATtatgtttcacactgctcatatTATACCTGTAGTAaatattgtgtttgtcctctacacaggctacagtggTGTAAACttactgttcagtgctgtgagagtttgtcttcagttc
The Danio rerio strain Tuebingen ecotype United States chromosome 4, GRCz12tu, whole genome shotgun sequence genome window above contains:
- the si:dkey-26m3.3 gene encoding NACHT, LRR and PYD domains-containing protein 3 isoform X5 → MAEERVKDSFSEKHSVRSGSCVSSSVSLKSDWSMGDPPDLREKTPSSAQSVDGDDQTGDLQQDSLQPEHDELQRVKEQHKTSMKNKYERLFEGINHGETQKFLNRIYTQLYIIEGESEGVNEEHEVLQMEKRARTKPSQHTPVYCNDIFKASAGAGHEEKIKKEKAQIKTVLTKGIAGIGKTVSVQKFILDWAEGKGHQDVDFMFVLPFRELNLIRDHQYSLHRLLLDFHPELEDLEPKIYEQCRVVFIFDGLDESRITLNFSDEEKVCAVTESSSVAVLMRSLLKGDLLPSALIWITSRPAAAHQIPSRYIKRLTEIQGFTEPQKEEYFRKRISDEHQASRVISHIRRARSLQIMCHIPVFCWISSTVLQKLLEEDVSAEIPQTLTEMYIHFLLIQINMRKQKYEERDPEKLLQSNRGVILKLAEVAFRQLMKGNVMFYEEDLIESGIDVTDASVYSGICTEIFKEESVIHQRKVYSFIHLSFQEFLAAFFVFYCHLTENREPLRVIYDSEYSYNEYLQSSSEKSLYDLLSSAVYKAVWSSNGHLDLFLRFLLGVSLESNQRLFQDLLTHTEESSENIRRITQYIKDEIKRGKHLSAERSINLFLCLLEVKDQTLAREIQEFVKSDKHSEEELTPAHCSTISYMIEMSEEPLDELDSNKFNTSDVGRRRLIAAVRNCRRALLQRCELTVQCCESLSSALQSSNCVLRELDMSNNDLQDSAVKLLSDGLKSQHCKLETLRLMTCKLTADSCESLSSALQSSNCVLRELDLSNNDLQDSGVKLLSDGLKSQHCKLDTLRLQWCKLTVQCCESLSSVLQSSNHVLRELDLSNNDLQDSGVKKLSDGMKSQHCKLETLRLAMCNLTVQCCESLSLALQSSNCVLRELDLSNNDLQDSGVKKLSDGLKSQHCKLDTLRLSGCMVTEEGCGFLSSALTSNPSHLRELDLSYNHPGDSGVKLLSEQLEDPNYTLDKLNLDHGGHTRITAGPRKYVCFLTLDPNTAHTRLILSENREVKSVSENQPYPDHPDRFDDNPQVLCRESVCGRCYWEIDWSGDAGVRISVSYKSISRKGRGDECVFGRNAQSWSLISTSSRFIFSHNNTDTALPVEPLSRRIGVFVDHSAGTLIFYNIYRDTMSLIHSVQTTFTEPLCAGFRPSSGTSVKLS
- the si:dkey-26m3.3 gene encoding NLR family CARD domain-containing protein 3 isoform X6, with protein sequence MAEERVKDSFSEKHSVRSGSCVSSSVSLKSDWSMGDPPDLREKTPSSAQSVDGDDQTGDLQQDSLQPEHDELQRVKEQHKTSMKNKYERLFEGINHGETQKFLNRIYTQLYIIEGESEGVNEEHEVLQMEKRARTKPSQHTPVYCNDIFKASAGAGHEEKIKKEKAQIKTVLTKGIAGIGKTVSVQKFILDWAEGKGHQDVDFMFVLPFRELNLIRDHQYSLHRLLLDFHPELEDLEPKIYEQCRVVFIFDGLDESRITLNFSDEEKVCAVTESSSVAVLMRSLLKGDLLPSALIWITSRPAAAHQIPSRYIKRLTEIQGFTEPQKEEYFRKRISDEHQASRVISHIRRARSLQIMCHIPVFCWISSTVLQKLLEEDVSAEIPQTLTEMYIHFLLIQINMRKQKYEERDPEKLLQSNRGVILKLAEVAFRQLMKGNVMFYEEDLIESGIDVTDASVYSGICTEIFKEESVIHQRKVYSFIHLSFQEFLAAFFVFYCHLTENREPLRVIYDSEYSYNEYLQSSSEKSLYDLLSSAVYKAVWSSNGHLDLFLRFLLGVSLESNQRLFQDLLTHTEESSENIRRITQYIKDEIKRGKHLSAERSINLFLCLLEVKDQTLAREIQEFVKSDKHSEEELTPAHCSTISYMIEMSEEPLDELDSNKFNTSDVGRRRLIAAVRNCRRALLQRCELTVQCCESLSSALQSSNCVLRELDMSNNDLQDSAVKLLSDGLKSQHCKLETLRLAMCNLTVQCCESLSLALQSSNCVLRELDLSNNDLQDSGVKKLSDGLKSQHCKLDTLRLSGCMVTEEGCGFLSSALTSNPSHLRELDLSYNHPGDSGVKLLSEQLEDPNYTLDKLNLDHGGHTRITAGPRKYVCFLTLDPNTAHTRLILSENREVKSVSENQPYPDHPDRFDDNPQVLCRESVCGRCYWEIDWSGDAGVRISVSYKSISRKGRGDECVFGRNAQSWSLISTSSRFIFSHNNTDTALPVEPLSRRIGVFVDHSAGTLIFYNIYRDTMSLIHSVQTTFTEPLCAGFRPSSGTSVKLS